A region of Paraburkholderia sp. BL23I1N1 DNA encodes the following proteins:
- a CDS encoding phosphocholine-specific phospholipase C has translation MTSNSRRRFLQTVASSAGAAAALTALPESIRNALAVPAFSRTGTIRDVEHIVVFMQENRSFDHYFGHLRGVRGYNDRFPIPLPGGQQPVWYQPSKENAAQPVLPFHLNTQTTSAQCIGDLDHSWYPTHYAINNGAYNQWPQYKTDMTMGYYLRSDIPFHYALADAFTVCDAYFCSLPGPTHPNRSYLMTGMVDPTGTMGGPLLDNSDYVDGDGPPNYQLLSWTTYPERLQAAGITWQIYQQGLTGADPLNGNYGTNVLQNFANFINAQPGSPLYERAQTVRTITDLKNDVLAGNLPQVSWLCPPAAYPEHPSYTPAYGAEYTSQILDALTSSPEVWSKTVLFIMYDENDGFFDHLVPPQPATTPAQGQSTVSTDGEIHNVVNPARGGTYTADGLPYGLGPRVPMTIVSPWSKGGFVCSQVFDHTSVIRFIETRFGVYEPNITAWRRAVCGDLTTAFDFRTPDASVPPLPDTSNYQQIANECTSQPKPTVPATPVAFDPQESGIRFARALPYELHVNGHADVKKNTFEIVLANTGGQGAHFYVYSTNRTDGPWRYTVEAGKSLNETFDLTTTNGVYAVEVFGPNGFVRKFEGNTQQATGGRGHNKPALPEIKVQYDVANGNVFLKFSNKGGGVARLTVTDNAYGARTRPVLVPAEAHIEEAWVLASSHHWYDLTVTSNDDASFSRRLAGHVENGRPSISDPAAVAPVLVVN, from the coding sequence ATGACATCAAATAGCCGTCGCCGTTTCCTGCAGACCGTGGCTTCATCCGCCGGCGCTGCTGCCGCGCTGACCGCGCTGCCCGAGTCCATTCGCAACGCGCTTGCCGTGCCCGCGTTTTCGCGCACCGGCACGATCCGCGATGTCGAGCACATTGTCGTTTTCATGCAGGAGAACCGTTCCTTCGACCACTACTTCGGCCATCTGCGCGGCGTACGTGGCTATAACGACCGCTTCCCGATTCCGCTGCCGGGCGGCCAGCAACCCGTGTGGTACCAGCCGTCGAAAGAAAACGCGGCGCAACCTGTGCTGCCGTTCCATCTGAACACGCAGACGACCAGCGCGCAATGCATCGGCGATCTCGACCACTCGTGGTACCCGACGCACTACGCGATCAACAACGGCGCGTACAACCAGTGGCCCCAGTACAAGACCGACATGACGATGGGCTACTACTTGCGTAGCGACATTCCCTTCCACTACGCACTAGCCGACGCCTTTACGGTTTGCGATGCTTACTTCTGTTCGCTGCCGGGGCCGACGCACCCGAACCGTTCGTACCTGATGACCGGCATGGTCGATCCGACCGGCACGATGGGGGGCCCGCTGCTCGACAACAGCGACTACGTCGACGGCGACGGACCGCCGAATTATCAATTGCTCTCGTGGACCACGTACCCGGAGCGTCTGCAAGCCGCGGGCATCACATGGCAGATCTACCAACAAGGTCTCACTGGCGCGGACCCGTTGAACGGCAACTATGGCACCAACGTTCTGCAAAACTTCGCGAACTTCATCAACGCGCAGCCGGGTTCGCCGTTGTACGAGCGCGCGCAGACGGTGCGCACGATCACGGACCTGAAGAACGACGTGCTCGCGGGTAATCTGCCACAGGTATCGTGGCTGTGCCCGCCCGCTGCCTATCCGGAACATCCGAGCTATACGCCCGCCTACGGCGCGGAATACACGTCGCAGATTCTCGATGCATTGACGTCGAGTCCCGAAGTGTGGAGCAAGACCGTGCTGTTCATCATGTACGATGAGAACGACGGCTTCTTCGACCACCTCGTGCCGCCGCAACCGGCGACGACACCGGCACAAGGCCAGTCGACGGTCAGCACCGACGGCGAGATTCACAACGTGGTCAATCCTGCGCGTGGCGGCACGTACACGGCAGACGGTTTGCCGTACGGCCTCGGCCCACGCGTACCGATGACGATCGTGTCGCCGTGGAGCAAGGGTGGATTTGTATGCTCGCAGGTGTTCGACCATACGTCGGTGATTCGCTTCATCGAAACGCGCTTTGGCGTGTATGAGCCGAATATCACGGCATGGCGCCGTGCGGTGTGCGGCGATCTGACGACAGCGTTTGACTTTCGCACGCCGGACGCCAGCGTGCCGCCGCTCCCGGATACGAGCAACTATCAGCAGATCGCCAACGAGTGTACGTCGCAGCCGAAACCCACGGTGCCTGCGACGCCAGTCGCATTCGATCCGCAGGAATCGGGCATTCGTTTCGCTCGTGCGTTGCCGTACGAATTGCACGTGAACGGTCACGCGGATGTGAAGAAGAACACGTTCGAGATCGTGCTTGCCAACACCGGCGGTCAAGGCGCGCATTTCTACGTGTACTCGACGAATCGCACGGATGGCCCGTGGCGCTATACGGTCGAGGCCGGCAAGTCGCTCAACGAGACCTTCGATCTGACGACGACGAACGGCGTGTACGCGGTCGAGGTGTTCGGGCCGAACGGCTTCGTGCGCAAGTTTGAGGGCAATACGCAGCAGGCGACGGGTGGGCGCGGCCACAATAAACCCGCGCTACCGGAGATCAAGGTGCAGTACGACGTTGCGAACGGCAATGTGTTTTTGAAGTTCAGCAACAAGGGCGGCGGCGTTGCGCGATTGACGGTGACGGACAACGCGTATGGGGCACGGACGCGTCCGGTGCTGGTCCCGGCGGAGGCACATATCGAAGAGGCGTGGGTGCTGGCGTCGAGCCATCACTGGTACGACTTGACGGTGACGAGCAATGACGACGCCAGCTTCTCGCGTCGTCTGGCGGGGCACGTGGAAAATGGCCGGCCGAGCATTAGCGATCCGGCGGCCGTGGCGCCGGTGCTGGTGGTGAATTAA
- a CDS encoding amylo-alpha-1,6-glucosidase, translating into MTHIDRPFDITRLEDEWLETDGFGGFASGTVGTLRTRRYHALLLTATRAPGGRVVLVNGIEAWLEADGKRYPLSMQRYVPDVIYPDLSASLLAFSTEPWPTWRFQPDSQSVMTAKVFVSKATGETVLRWRLEGSGVATAASAFSLKVRPLLSGRDYHALHHENSAFNFNAQTSGDLACASWQPYGDLPVINAVTNGVYMHAPDWYRNFCYVRERERGLDFSEDLATPGVFSFDLADGEAVMIFSASIESSAPTGTKTASYATEPAGTAARVTESLSTQSATAHATELARIEQQRRCALGSRLQRSADSYVVARNQGRTILAGFPWFTDWGRDTFIAMRGLLIVTGRLDEAEAILLGWSGTLSEGMLPNRFPDYGDTPEYNSVDASLWFVIAVHDYLATNHAKADTQARLQQAVEAILTGYTNGTRFNIKASADDGLLSAGVPGVQLTWMDAKVGDWVVTPRIGKPVEVQALWINALRIAATWNPQWQQSAQRALQAFHERFTDPSTQTLVDIVDVDFVQGTVDRSIRPNQIFAVGGLPFPLLEGAAARAVVDQVEAQLLTPLGLRTLAPSDPAYRGHYGGTPLERDGAYHQGTVWPWLLGPFVEAWLRVHGTEPDARAQATARFLAPLYAHLDHAGLDHLSEIADGDAPHTPAGTPFQAWSLGELLRIENLLAR; encoded by the coding sequence ATGACACACATCGACAGACCTTTCGACATCACGCGTCTCGAAGACGAATGGCTCGAAACAGACGGCTTCGGCGGCTTCGCATCGGGAACCGTCGGCACGCTGCGCACGCGCCGCTATCACGCGTTGCTGCTTACCGCCACGCGTGCGCCCGGCGGGCGCGTGGTGCTAGTCAACGGCATCGAGGCGTGGCTCGAAGCGGACGGCAAGCGTTATCCATTGAGCATGCAGCGCTACGTGCCGGACGTGATCTATCCGGACCTGAGCGCGAGTCTCCTCGCGTTTAGTACCGAGCCATGGCCCACGTGGCGCTTCCAGCCTGATTCGCAGAGCGTGATGACGGCTAAAGTATTCGTGAGCAAGGCGACGGGCGAAACTGTTCTGCGCTGGCGGCTGGAAGGTTCGGGAGTAGCGACCGCTGCGAGCGCGTTCAGTCTGAAAGTCAGGCCTTTGCTGTCCGGCCGCGACTATCACGCGCTGCACCACGAGAATTCCGCGTTCAACTTCAACGCGCAGACGAGTGGCGACCTGGCCTGTGCGAGTTGGCAACCCTATGGCGACCTGCCGGTCATCAACGCTGTAACAAACGGCGTCTACATGCACGCGCCTGATTGGTACCGGAACTTTTGCTACGTTCGCGAGCGCGAGCGGGGCCTGGATTTCAGCGAAGACCTCGCCACGCCCGGCGTGTTCAGCTTCGATCTCGCTGATGGCGAAGCGGTGATGATCTTTAGCGCGTCGATCGAATCGTCAGCGCCGACAGGCACGAAGACAGCCAGCTACGCAACGGAACCGGCTGGCACTGCCGCACGTGTAACCGAATCACTAAGCACCCAATCAGCCACCGCCCACGCAACCGAACTCGCGCGCATCGAACAGCAGCGCCGTTGCGCACTCGGCTCGCGCCTGCAGCGCTCCGCCGACTCCTACGTCGTAGCACGTAACCAAGGCCGCACGATCCTCGCCGGCTTTCCGTGGTTCACCGATTGGGGCCGTGACACGTTCATCGCCATGCGCGGCCTGCTGATCGTGACGGGCCGCCTCGACGAAGCCGAAGCGATCCTGCTCGGATGGTCAGGCACCTTGTCCGAAGGCATGCTGCCGAATCGTTTCCCCGACTATGGCGATACCCCGGAATACAACTCCGTCGATGCATCGTTATGGTTTGTCATCGCCGTCCACGACTATCTGGCAACGAACCACGCAAAGGCCGACACCCAAGCGCGCCTGCAGCAGGCAGTCGAAGCCATCCTCACGGGTTACACGAACGGCACGCGCTTCAACATCAAGGCATCCGCCGACGACGGCCTTCTCAGCGCCGGCGTTCCAGGCGTACAGCTTACGTGGATGGATGCAAAGGTCGGCGACTGGGTGGTCACGCCGCGCATCGGCAAACCGGTGGAAGTGCAGGCGCTCTGGATCAACGCATTGCGCATTGCAGCAACGTGGAATCCGCAGTGGCAGCAATCTGCGCAGCGAGCGTTGCAAGCGTTTCATGAACGCTTCACCGATCCGTCGACGCAAACGCTGGTCGACATCGTCGACGTGGATTTTGTGCAAGGCACGGTCGATCGCTCGATCCGCCCGAACCAGATTTTCGCCGTAGGCGGTCTGCCATTTCCGTTACTCGAAGGCGCGGCTGCGCGGGCCGTGGTCGATCAGGTCGAAGCGCAATTGCTCACGCCGCTTGGCCTCAGAACACTGGCCCCGTCCGATCCGGCCTACCGCGGGCACTATGGCGGCACGCCGCTGGAGCGCGATGGCGCCTATCATCAAGGGACGGTCTGGCCATGGCTGCTAGGCCCGTTCGTCGAAGCATGGCTACGGGTTCACGGTACCGAGCCAGATGCCCGTGCACAAGCCACAGCGCGTTTTCTCGCCCCCCTGTACGCGCATCTCGATCACGCCGGCCTCGACCATCTCTCCGAAATCGCCGACGGCGACGCGCCGCACACGCCCGCCGGCACACCGTTTCAGGCATGGTCGCTGGGGGAGTTGCTGCGCATCGAAAACCTGCTTGCCCGGTAG
- a CDS encoding MGH1-like glycoside hydrolase domain-containing protein yields MPPLRAANLFATIEGSRLHSADCAHWQRWGPYLSERQWGTVREDYSADGTAWDHFPHDHARSRAYRWGEDGIAGFGDDKLSWCVSLALWNRKDPILKERLFGLTNAQGNHGEDVKELYFYVDGTPTHSYMRMLYKYPHAAFPYENLVEENARRGGDMPEYEILDTGVFDDLCYFDVQVEYAKHTPDDILMRVTIENRAGEAASLDVLPQIWARNSWSWKENKDKPSLVAGKDHDGEAYVTGRQHGHEPIVVTAWSKDAPQMAWLFCENDTNVKRLFNMDGAGPFKDGFNDYLVHGDEQAIRRDAGTKAGAHASIKLGPHGRAVVYMRWRPQSSPDNVQLDADAVFAHRIAEADEFYGALQHEIDDPDARLVQRQALAGMLWSKQYYQYDVQRWLEGDPLQPRPPESRKRGRNVDWRHLCNADIVSMPDKWEYPWYASWDLAFHATAFALIDPAFAKRQLLLLVKDRFQHPNGQMPAYEWALGDANPPVHAWAAWRVYEIDRALTGKADRDFLELVFHKLLLNFTWWVNRKDADGRNIFQGGFLGLDNVGIFDRSSPLPTGGHIDQADGTAWMAAYALDLMRIALELAYANHVFVDIGVKFFEHFLYIAEAVSCDDGCDTGLWDSEDEFFYDKLRLPDGSNIPMRLRSIVGLIPLFAVHVLEERLHGHLPGLRERLVWFLEHRPDLAKLVSRWNQPGKGNALLLSLLRGHRMKALLRRALDESEFLSDHGVRALSQIHRDHPFEFDHNGTRVTVKYLPAESDTRVFGGNSNWRGPVWMPVNYLLIESLYEFHRYYGDDFRVEYPTGSGQKFSLSEIGDELARRATTLFLKDKNGERPVMGAYPLLQADPRSRDLVLFHEYFHGDNGRGVGASHQTGWSGLVALLLQPRAVAASGSVPLAGEPDRAPIPTSPNSTSAPAPACPPESAPEPAPALAAAVTK; encoded by the coding sequence ATGCCACCGCTGCGCGCTGCCAATCTGTTCGCCACGATCGAAGGCTCCCGCCTCCATTCCGCCGACTGCGCCCATTGGCAGCGCTGGGGGCCGTACCTCAGCGAGCGTCAGTGGGGCACCGTGCGCGAGGATTACAGCGCGGACGGCACCGCCTGGGACCACTTTCCGCACGATCACGCGCGCAGCCGCGCCTACCGTTGGGGCGAAGACGGCATCGCCGGTTTCGGCGACGACAAACTCAGCTGGTGTGTGTCGCTCGCGCTGTGGAACCGCAAAGACCCGATCCTGAAGGAGCGTCTGTTCGGCCTCACCAACGCGCAGGGCAATCACGGCGAGGATGTGAAGGAGCTGTACTTCTACGTCGATGGCACACCTACGCATTCGTACATGCGGATGCTCTACAAGTATCCGCACGCCGCCTTTCCGTACGAGAACCTGGTTGAGGAAAACGCGCGGCGTGGCGGTGACATGCCGGAATACGAAATCCTCGACACCGGCGTGTTCGACGATCTGTGTTACTTCGACGTGCAGGTCGAATACGCGAAACATACGCCCGACGACATCCTGATGCGCGTCACGATCGAGAATCGTGCCGGCGAGGCGGCCTCGCTCGACGTGCTGCCGCAGATCTGGGCGCGCAATTCGTGGTCGTGGAAGGAGAACAAGGACAAGCCGTCGCTCGTAGCAGGCAAGGACCACGACGGTGAGGCTTACGTGACCGGCCGTCAGCATGGCCATGAGCCGATCGTCGTGACAGCGTGGTCGAAAGACGCGCCGCAGATGGCGTGGCTGTTCTGCGAGAACGACACCAACGTCAAGCGCCTGTTCAACATGGACGGCGCCGGGCCGTTCAAGGACGGCTTCAATGACTACCTCGTCCACGGCGACGAACAGGCGATACGCCGCGACGCCGGCACCAAGGCGGGCGCGCACGCATCGATCAAGCTCGGCCCGCATGGCCGCGCGGTGGTGTACATGCGCTGGCGTCCGCAGTCGAGTCCCGATAACGTGCAACTCGATGCCGATGCGGTGTTCGCTCACCGCATTGCCGAGGCCGACGAGTTCTATGGCGCGCTGCAACACGAGATCGACGATCCCGACGCGCGCCTTGTGCAGCGCCAGGCGCTCGCCGGCATGTTGTGGTCCAAGCAGTACTACCAGTACGACGTGCAGCGCTGGCTCGAAGGCGATCCGCTGCAACCCAGGCCGCCGGAGTCCCGCAAGCGCGGCCGCAATGTGGACTGGCGGCATCTGTGCAACGCGGACATCGTGTCGATGCCCGATAAGTGGGAATACCCGTGGTACGCGTCGTGGGACCTGGCGTTTCATGCGACTGCGTTCGCGCTGATCGATCCCGCGTTTGCCAAGCGTCAATTGCTGCTGCTGGTGAAGGACCGTTTTCAGCATCCGAACGGCCAGATGCCCGCCTACGAATGGGCGCTCGGCGACGCGAATCCCCCTGTGCATGCCTGGGCTGCGTGGCGCGTGTATGAAATCGACCGTGCGCTCACGGGCAAAGCGGATCGCGATTTTCTGGAACTTGTCTTCCACAAGCTGCTGCTGAACTTCACGTGGTGGGTGAACCGCAAGGATGCGGACGGTCGCAACATTTTCCAGGGCGGCTTTCTCGGGCTGGACAACGTCGGCATTTTCGACCGCTCGTCGCCGCTACCTACCGGCGGCCATATCGATCAGGCCGACGGTACCGCGTGGATGGCCGCGTACGCGCTCGACCTGATGCGGATCGCGCTCGAACTGGCGTATGCGAACCACGTGTTCGTCGATATCGGCGTGAAGTTCTTCGAGCACTTCCTGTATATCGCCGAGGCCGTGAGTTGCGACGACGGCTGCGATACCGGCCTATGGGACAGCGAAGACGAATTTTTCTACGACAAGCTGCGCCTGCCCGACGGCAGCAATATTCCCATGCGCCTGCGCTCGATCGTCGGCCTGATTCCGCTTTTTGCCGTACATGTGCTCGAAGAACGTCTGCATGGTCACTTGCCGGGTCTGCGCGAGCGGCTCGTCTGGTTCCTTGAACATCGCCCCGATCTGGCGAAGCTGGTTTCGCGCTGGAACCAGCCCGGCAAGGGCAATGCGTTGCTGCTCTCGCTATTGCGCGGGCATCGGATGAAAGCATTGCTGCGCCGTGCGCTCGACGAAAGCGAATTCCTCTCCGATCACGGCGTGCGGGCGCTGTCGCAAATCCATCGCGACCATCCATTCGAGTTTGACCACAACGGCACCCGCGTCACCGTCAAGTATCTGCCGGCCGAATCCGATACGCGCGTGTTCGGCGGCAATTCGAACTGGCGTGGACCGGTGTGGATGCCGGTGAACTATCTGCTGATTGAATCGCTGTACGAATTTCATCGCTATTACGGCGATGATTTCCGTGTCGAATATCCGACCGGTTCGGGGCAGAAGTTCTCGCTCAGCGAAATCGGCGATGAACTGGCGCGCCGGGCGACCACCCTGTTCCTGAAGGACAAAAACGGTGAACGTCCGGTGATGGGCGCGTATCCACTCTTGCAGGCTGACCCGCGTTCGCGCGATCTCGTGCTGTTCCATGAGTATTTTCATGGCGACAACGGGCGCGGCGTGGGCGCGTCGCATCAAACCGGCTGGAGCGGGCTGGTGGCGTTGCTCCTGCAACCGAGGGCAGTGGCCGCATCGGGCAGTGTGCCACTGGCAGGCGAGCCGGACCGGGCGCCCATACCAACATCGCCAAACTCCACTTCGGCGCCTGCTCCTGCATGCCCACCCGAGTCCGCGCCCGAACCCGCGCCTGCGCTGGCAGCGGCGGTGACCAAGTAA
- the zwf gene encoding glucose-6-phosphate dehydrogenase — MSTTPNTPTSTSHEPSCKVRAGPHEGPSSPAGKRPAPSCTLVIFGAGGDLTKRLLMPALYNLAVDGLLDDGMKIIGVNHGARETSAWREDLHTSLQQFAADKASTFHAGKLDDTAWDWVAQRLEYMAGEFETDDTFTKLKQKLDQSSGGNVIFYLAVSSRFFKPIVEHLGKAGLLKEGEGRAGGAAGFRRLVIEKPFGTDLASARDLNAHILSYANESQVYRIDHFLGKDTVQSILAVRFANALFEPIWRREHIDSVQITAAETIGVEGRGKFYEQTGAFRDMLPNHLFQLLGMVAMEPPNSFDAEAVRDKKAEIFDAILPLTADDVVFGQYEKGPAGVGYREEPDVAPGSTTETYAAARVYVENWRWAGVPFYLRTGKRLAARRTEISVQLKPVPFRLFRDTPVDALTPNVLTLRIDPAHGTSFDFNVKTPGPVMRVGAVQSSFDYADFFADQANVGYETLLYDCMLGDETLFQRADSIETSWCAVDDVLHPKTGGAIPVHGYAAGGEGPAEADALLARDGHAWRPLKQDAIEKK, encoded by the coding sequence ATGTCGACTACTCCGAATACCCCAACTTCCACGAGCCACGAACCCAGTTGCAAAGTCCGCGCGGGTCCGCATGAGGGACCGTCGTCGCCGGCCGGCAAGCGGCCCGCGCCGTCTTGCACGCTGGTGATCTTCGGTGCCGGCGGCGACCTGACCAAGCGCCTGCTGATGCCCGCGCTGTATAACCTCGCGGTGGACGGCCTGCTCGACGACGGCATGAAGATCATCGGCGTGAATCACGGCGCGCGCGAGACGAGCGCATGGCGCGAAGACCTGCACACGTCGCTGCAGCAATTCGCCGCCGACAAAGCCAGCACCTTCCACGCGGGCAAGCTCGACGACACAGCGTGGGACTGGGTCGCGCAGCGGCTCGAATACATGGCCGGCGAGTTCGAAACCGACGATACGTTCACGAAGCTCAAGCAAAAGCTCGATCAATCGTCGGGCGGCAATGTGATTTTTTACCTGGCGGTCAGCTCGCGCTTTTTCAAGCCGATCGTCGAGCATCTCGGCAAGGCGGGCTTGCTGAAAGAAGGCGAGGGCCGCGCGGGTGGCGCGGCTGGCTTTCGCCGCCTCGTGATCGAGAAGCCGTTCGGCACCGATCTCGCTTCGGCACGCGATCTGAACGCGCACATCCTGTCGTATGCGAACGAGTCGCAGGTGTATCGCATCGATCACTTTCTCGGCAAGGACACGGTGCAGAGCATTCTCGCTGTGCGTTTCGCGAACGCGTTGTTCGAGCCGATCTGGCGGCGCGAACATATCGACAGCGTCCAGATCACCGCCGCCGAAACGATCGGCGTGGAAGGGCGCGGCAAGTTTTACGAGCAGACCGGCGCGTTCCGCGACATGCTGCCGAATCATCTGTTTCAATTGCTCGGCATGGTCGCCATGGAACCGCCCAATTCGTTCGATGCGGAAGCCGTGCGCGACAAGAAGGCTGAAATCTTCGACGCGATCCTGCCGTTGACCGCTGACGATGTCGTCTTCGGTCAATACGAAAAGGGGCCGGCGGGCGTTGGCTATCGTGAGGAACCGGACGTCGCACCGGGCAGCACGACGGAAACCTACGCCGCCGCGCGCGTGTATGTCGAGAACTGGCGCTGGGCGGGCGTGCCGTTCTATTTGCGCACCGGTAAGCGGCTTGCCGCGCGCCGCACGGAGATATCGGTGCAACTCAAGCCGGTGCCGTTTCGCCTGTTCCGCGACACGCCGGTCGACGCGCTGACGCCGAATGTGCTGACCTTGCGCATCGATCCCGCGCACGGCACGAGTTTCGACTTCAACGTGAAGACGCCGGGACCAGTGATGCGGGTCGGCGCGGTTCAATCGTCATTCGACTACGCCGACTTCTTCGCGGACCAGGCCAATGTCGGCTACGAGACCTTGCTATATGACTGCATGCTGGGCGACGAGACACTGTTCCAGCGCGCCGACAGCATCGAAACAAGCTGGTGCGCGGTGGACGATGTGCTGCACCCGAAGACCGGCGGTGCGATACCGGTGCACGGTTATGCGGCTGGCGGCGAGGGACCTGCCGAAGCGGACGCGCTGCTCGCACGAGACGGCCATGCATGGCGGCCTTTGAAACAGGATGCAATCGAAAAGAAGTAA
- a CDS encoding ROK family protein → MVTRKTKVKSSTERILAIDVGGTGLKAAIIDADGQMKTDRLRVPTPHPCTPDQLVDALAKLVEPLVKKETPTLMSIGFPGVVRNNRILTAPHFGVEGWHDIPLADSLAQRLGGLPVRMINDAEMQGFAAIEGHGLEFVLTLGTGAGTAMFRDGELMPHLELAHHPVSKKGVAYDEYIGDAAREKTGNKRWNRRVQKVIGILDALVNYDKLWIGGGNAARLTFKLPENVATVSNDAGIEGGARLWHPKSLRETRQLPEANARTGRFK, encoded by the coding sequence GTGGTCACACGTAAGACGAAAGTAAAAAGCAGTACCGAGCGAATTCTGGCGATCGACGTGGGCGGCACCGGCTTGAAAGCCGCGATCATCGATGCGGATGGGCAGATGAAAACCGACCGATTGCGCGTGCCTACGCCGCATCCGTGCACGCCGGATCAACTGGTCGATGCATTGGCGAAGCTGGTCGAGCCGCTCGTCAAAAAGGAGACGCCCACGCTGATGTCGATCGGCTTTCCTGGCGTGGTGCGCAACAACCGCATTCTAACGGCGCCACACTTTGGCGTTGAAGGCTGGCACGACATCCCGCTAGCGGATTCGCTGGCGCAGCGCCTGGGTGGTTTGCCGGTGCGGATGATCAATGATGCCGAGATGCAGGGCTTTGCCGCGATCGAAGGTCATGGGCTCGAATTCGTGCTGACGCTTGGCACAGGCGCGGGCACGGCGATGTTCCGCGACGGCGAGCTGATGCCTCACCTTGAGCTTGCGCATCATCCTGTCAGCAAGAAGGGCGTGGCGTACGACGAGTACATCGGCGACGCGGCGCGAGAGAAGACGGGGAATAAGCGCTGGAATCGCCGGGTGCAGAAGGTGATCGGGATTCTCGATGCGCTGGTGAACTACGACAAGCTGTGGATTGGTGGTGGCAACGCGGCGCGGTTGACGTTCAAGTTGCCCGAGAACGTCGCGACAGTATCGAACGATGCAGGAATAGAAGGCGGCGCGCGGCTGTGGCATCCGAAGTCATTGCGTGAAACGCGGCAGTTGCCGGAGGCGAATGCGCGGACTGGCCGGTTCAAGTGA